A section of the Petrimonas sulfuriphila genome encodes:
- a CDS encoding tetratricopeptide repeat protein, giving the protein MRLNILKYSLLLIMMALTLPLSAQKEVRKNVRKGNKAYQQQKFSEAFTFYNDALAENPSSPEANYNAGNTLYRQKEWDKSMESYQQYLALEKENPKKMSAAWHNIGNSLLQKKELEKSMEAYKMALRMNPEDEETRYNLAVVQKMIQDQQQDQQQEQQQQQNQDQQQQEPQNNQDQPKKPEEQQEPEQMSRDNARQLLQAIEQDEKETQEKVNKIKAEERKQKADENRRRNRDW; this is encoded by the coding sequence ATGAGGTTAAACATATTGAAATACAGTTTGTTGTTGATAATGATGGCTTTGACTCTGCCGCTATCGGCTCAGAAAGAGGTGCGAAAGAATGTACGCAAGGGTAATAAAGCGTACCAGCAGCAAAAATTCTCGGAGGCGTTTACGTTTTACAACGATGCCCTGGCAGAGAACCCGTCGTCGCCCGAAGCCAATTACAATGCAGGCAATACGCTGTACCGCCAAAAAGAATGGGACAAATCCATGGAGAGCTATCAACAATACCTGGCGTTGGAAAAGGAAAATCCGAAAAAAATGTCGGCTGCCTGGCACAATATCGGAAATTCATTGCTGCAAAAGAAAGAACTGGAAAAATCGATGGAGGCTTACAAGATGGCTCTTCGGATGAATCCCGAAGACGAGGAAACACGGTATAACCTGGCGGTAGTTCAAAAAATGATACAGGATCAACAGCAAGACCAACAACAGGAGCAGCAGCAACAGCAAAATCAGGACCAACAGCAACAGGAGCCGCAAAACAACCAGGATCAACCGAAAAAGCCGGAAGAGCAGCAAGAACCCGAACAAATGTCGCGCGACAATGCCCGTCAGCTATTGCAGGCTATTGAGCAGGACGAAAAAGAAACGCAGGAAAAAGTAAATAAAATAAAGGCGGAGGAACGAAAACAAAAGGCTGACGAAAACAGGCGAAGAAACAGGGACTGGTAA